The following proteins are encoded in a genomic region of Gemmatimonadaceae bacterium:
- a CDS encoding cytochrome b/b6 domain-containing protein: MVKPRHHWIVRLTHWVNALALTIMVASGLRIFNAYPRFARRGETFCCYPWEGMPIPKALTFGGWLAGARNWHFAMMWLLVVNGLVYVGFVYLHGEWRDLVPRRGFFRDSVAMLRFYLFLRKDHPVQGKHNALQRGAYFILPWAGLLAVLTGIAIWKPVQLAPLTDLFGGYVWARYWHFVAMALLVALSVVHIFMVFAVDPYSLRSITTGGYNEENSPEARNARPFQNLLPNRFRRRRDTPRTPSDSSTGAPA; this comes from the coding sequence ATGGTTAAGCCGAGGCATCACTGGATCGTCCGGCTCACGCACTGGGTCAATGCGCTCGCGCTCACGATCATGGTGGCGAGCGGGCTCCGCATCTTCAATGCGTATCCGAGATTCGCGCGCCGCGGCGAGACGTTCTGCTGCTATCCCTGGGAAGGGATGCCCATCCCGAAAGCCCTCACCTTCGGCGGCTGGCTCGCCGGAGCCCGAAACTGGCACTTCGCGATGATGTGGCTCCTTGTCGTCAACGGCCTGGTGTACGTCGGCTTCGTCTATCTCCACGGAGAATGGCGCGACCTCGTACCGCGGCGCGGTTTTTTCCGCGACTCGGTGGCGATGCTCCGCTTCTACCTGTTTCTCAGAAAGGATCACCCCGTCCAGGGCAAGCACAACGCGCTGCAGCGCGGCGCCTACTTCATCCTGCCGTGGGCCGGGTTGCTCGCCGTGCTGACGGGAATCGCGATCTGGAAGCCGGTGCAGCTCGCGCCGCTCACCGACCTGTTCGGCGGATACGTGTGGGCGCGCTACTGGCACTTCGTCGCGATGGCATTGCTCGTCGCGCTGAGTGTCGTCCACATCTTCATGGTATTCGCTGTGGATCCCTACTCGCTGCGATCGATCACCACCGGCGGATACAACGAGGAGAATTCGCCGGAAGCGCGCAACGCGCGCCCCTTCCAGAATCTTCTTCCCAACAGATTCCGCCGCCGGCGTGACACTCCGCGCACGCCTTCCGACTCCAGCACCGGAGCACCGGCATGA
- a CDS encoding MogA/MoaB family molybdenum cofactor biosynthesis protein, whose product MRVAILTVSDSVVAGERDDTSGAAILDWCAKRGAAVVHHERAADETSVIAPMLATWCDSGDVDLILTTGGTGLAPRDVTPEATLAVIEREAQGIAEFLRASSFASFPRAALSRGMAGVRAGTLVINLPGSPGGVRDALSALEPIVDHAIDVLTGKVTRHDAPAESEAK is encoded by the coding sequence ATGCGTGTCGCGATTCTGACCGTGTCGGATTCGGTGGTCGCCGGCGAGCGCGACGACACGTCGGGCGCGGCGATACTCGACTGGTGCGCGAAGCGCGGCGCCGCGGTCGTCCATCATGAGCGCGCCGCCGACGAGACGTCGGTGATCGCACCGATGCTGGCAACGTGGTGCGACTCGGGCGACGTGGATCTCATTCTCACGACGGGCGGCACCGGTCTCGCGCCGAGGGATGTGACGCCGGAGGCGACACTGGCGGTGATCGAGCGCGAGGCGCAGGGGATAGCGGAATTTCTGCGGGCATCGAGCTTCGCGAGCTTCCCGAGGGCCGCGCTGTCGCGAGGCATGGCGGGAGTACGCGCCGGGACGCTGGTCATCAACCTTCCTGGCTCGCCCGGCGGCGTGCGCGACGCGCTTTCGGCTCTCGAGCCGATCGTGGATCACGCCATTGATGTTCTCACGGGGAAAGTGACGCGTCACGACGCGCCTGCGGAGAGCGAGGCAAAGTGA
- a CDS encoding sigma-54 dependent transcriptional regulator, with product MKALITLTDVECAVRLNAGLEQSGVETVMVSPLDDIRREIKRAKPDTIVFTGGIADPNVVQLVREQLWDGVSVIGLADVDDNELRERLRSIGFVDVYAKPVSTQDLLDIVRRSLDRQRLVKATGLIGQSDAIREVLVKIEQMAPVSSTVMIEGESGTGKELVARGIHRLSPRRSKPFIAVNVGALAETLVESELFGHEKGAFTGAAERRLGRFELANGGTIFLDEIGEIPSATQVKLLRVLEERELTRVGGVTPIKVDVRVVAATNQPLRQRVEEGLFRPDLYYRLNVLSMYLPPLRDRPDDIPILIRQFVKDYSAQHDRPFHGISAEAMQILVGYSWPGNVRELRNLVESMVVLAPGREITAGDIPREIREGGGGRFLPVRVGPVLRGSMAASGREMEFIVRSLVELKLQIEELRSRVNEMGASRQILADGGAQAGQAARRVIASNGSLAAEPVENSARIGALEPRDAGPSPAVVTITPGMTMAEIEKVAITAALAETKGNRRKAAELLGIGERTMYRKLRDYGIPSR from the coding sequence GTGAAGGCGCTGATCACGCTGACCGACGTGGAGTGCGCGGTGCGCCTCAACGCGGGACTCGAGCAGTCGGGCGTCGAGACGGTGATGGTGTCGCCACTCGATGACATCCGGCGTGAGATCAAGCGCGCAAAGCCCGACACCATCGTTTTCACCGGTGGAATCGCCGACCCGAACGTCGTCCAGCTCGTGCGCGAGCAATTGTGGGATGGCGTGTCGGTGATCGGTCTCGCTGACGTGGACGACAACGAGCTTCGCGAACGGCTGCGGTCGATCGGGTTCGTGGATGTGTACGCCAAGCCCGTCTCGACGCAGGATCTGCTCGACATTGTGCGGCGGTCACTCGACAGACAGCGCCTGGTGAAGGCGACCGGACTCATCGGCCAGTCGGATGCGATCCGCGAAGTGCTGGTGAAGATCGAGCAGATGGCGCCGGTGTCGAGCACGGTGATGATCGAGGGCGAGAGCGGGACGGGGAAGGAGCTTGTCGCGCGCGGCATTCACCGCCTGAGTCCGCGGCGCAGCAAGCCATTCATCGCGGTCAACGTCGGCGCGCTGGCGGAGACGCTGGTGGAGAGCGAGCTGTTCGGCCACGAGAAGGGTGCGTTTACCGGCGCCGCGGAACGTCGGCTCGGGAGATTCGAGCTTGCCAACGGCGGTACGATCTTCCTCGACGAGATCGGTGAGATTCCGTCCGCGACTCAGGTAAAGCTGTTGCGTGTGCTCGAGGAGCGGGAGCTGACGCGCGTGGGCGGTGTGACTCCCATCAAGGTGGACGTGCGCGTGGTAGCTGCGACCAACCAGCCGTTGCGACAGCGCGTGGAGGAAGGACTGTTTCGCCCCGACCTGTATTACCGGCTCAACGTGCTGAGCATGTATCTGCCCCCGCTCCGTGACCGGCCTGACGACATTCCCATCCTGATCCGCCAGTTCGTGAAGGACTATTCGGCGCAGCACGACCGGCCGTTCCACGGAATCTCCGCCGAGGCGATGCAGATACTCGTGGGTTATTCGTGGCCGGGGAATGTGCGCGAGCTGCGCAATCTGGTGGAGAGCATGGTGGTGCTTGCGCCCGGGCGTGAGATCACGGCGGGGGACATTCCGCGTGAGATCAGGGAAGGAGGTGGCGGCCGTTTTCTGCCGGTGCGTGTCGGGCCAGTGCTGCGCGGCTCGATGGCGGCGAGTGGGAGGGAGATGGAGTTCATCGTGCGCAGTCTGGTCGAGCTTAAGCTTCAGATCGAGGAGTTGAGATCGCGGGTGAACGAGATGGGCGCGTCTCGGCAGATTCTGGCAGACGGTGGAGCGCAGGCAGGGCAGGCGGCGCGGCGCGTGATTGCAAGCAACGGGTCTCTGGCGGCAGAGCCTGTGGAAAATTCTGCGCGGATAGGTGCGCTGGAGCCGAGGGATGCCGGGCCGTCGCCGGCGGTCGTGACGATCACTCCGGGCATGACAATGGCGGAGATCGAGAAGGTGGCGATAACTGCCGCATTGGCTGAAACGAAGGGCAACCGAAGGAAGGCGGCCGAGCTTCTCGGTATCGGGGAGCGGACCATGTACCGGAAGTTGCGGGACTACGGCATTCCTTCACGTTGA
- the hslU gene encoding ATP-dependent protease ATPase subunit HslU, whose translation MTSPRTQNALARLADLTPKSIVAELDRYIVGQSDAKKSVAIALRNRWRRQRAPESIRDEISPNNIILVGPTGVGKTEIARRLAKLAGAPFIKVEASKFTEVGYVGRDVESMVRDLVESAINMVRSEREAEVEDLAHDRVDDRLLELLLPIPADKKSATAPEAASGGDAPIFLVSSSGNVSPEMDVEHERYKRTRDKLRQLLLDGQLEGREIEVEVAQHAPMMFDMMVPQGAPEGMENFSDMLQDMLPKRTKKRSVKVSEARRILLEQELDKLIDEEDVTGDALERVEQMGIIFLDEIDKIAGERSAGGGPDVSREGVQRDLLPIVEGSNVQTKYGMVKTDHVLFVAAGAFHVSKPSDLIPELQGRFPIRVELKPLNEADFVRIMTEPENALTKQYGALVEAEGAKLIFTEDGIAEIARIAAHVNDRMENIGARRLHTVMTTLLEDVMYDLPDKGVGEITVDRALVIDRLKAIVEDEDLRRYIL comes from the coding sequence GTGACATCTCCCAGAACACAGAATGCGCTCGCGCGACTTGCGGACCTCACTCCAAAGAGCATCGTCGCCGAGCTCGATCGTTACATAGTCGGACAGTCCGACGCCAAGAAATCCGTGGCGATTGCCCTGCGCAACCGCTGGCGTCGCCAGCGCGCGCCCGAATCCATTCGCGACGAGATCTCGCCCAACAACATCATCCTCGTCGGACCCACCGGTGTGGGGAAGACGGAGATCGCGCGGCGTCTTGCAAAGCTTGCGGGCGCGCCGTTCATCAAGGTCGAGGCGTCGAAGTTCACCGAGGTGGGCTACGTCGGCCGCGACGTCGAGTCCATGGTGCGCGACCTGGTCGAGAGCGCGATCAACATGGTGCGTAGCGAGCGTGAGGCGGAGGTGGAGGATCTGGCGCACGACCGCGTTGACGACCGGCTGCTCGAGCTCCTGCTGCCCATTCCCGCGGACAAGAAATCGGCGACCGCGCCCGAAGCCGCGTCCGGTGGCGACGCACCGATATTCCTCGTCTCATCGAGCGGCAACGTCTCGCCGGAGATGGATGTCGAGCACGAGCGTTACAAGCGAACCCGTGACAAGCTCAGGCAGCTTCTTCTCGACGGCCAGCTCGAGGGGCGTGAAATAGAGGTCGAGGTCGCGCAGCACGCTCCGATGATGTTCGACATGATGGTGCCGCAGGGCGCGCCGGAAGGAATGGAGAATTTCTCCGACATGCTTCAGGACATGCTCCCGAAGCGGACGAAGAAGCGCTCTGTGAAAGTCTCCGAGGCGCGACGCATTCTGCTCGAGCAGGAGCTGGACAAGCTGATTGATGAGGAGGATGTCACCGGGGACGCGCTCGAGCGTGTGGAGCAGATGGGAATCATCTTCCTCGACGAGATAGACAAGATCGCCGGCGAGCGCTCGGCAGGCGGCGGGCCCGACGTCTCGCGCGAGGGAGTTCAGCGCGACCTGCTGCCGATCGTGGAAGGGTCAAACGTCCAGACCAAGTACGGCATGGTGAAGACGGATCACGTTCTCTTCGTCGCGGCGGGCGCGTTCCACGTGTCGAAGCCGAGCGATCTCATCCCCGAGTTACAGGGCCGCTTTCCGATCCGCGTCGAGCTCAAGCCGCTCAATGAGGCCGACTTCGTGCGCATCATGACCGAGCCCGAGAACGCTCTTACCAAGCAGTACGGCGCGCTCGTCGAGGCGGAGGGGGCGAAGCTGATATTCACCGAGGATGGAATCGCCGAAATCGCGCGCATCGCCGCACACGTGAACGACAGAATGGAGAACATCGGCGCGCGCCGCCTGCACACCGTGATGACTACGCTGCTCGAAGACGTGATGTATGATCTTCCCGACAAGGGAGTGGGCGAAATCACGGTGGATCGCGCGCTCGTCATCGACCGGCTCAAGGCGATCGTCGAGGACGAGGATCTGAGGCGGTATATTCTCTAG
- the argF gene encoding ornithine carbamoyltransferase, with product MSAENHRDFLAIPDYSREELIGLFDLAERMRAGEYKDKPLAGKSLAMIFMKSSTRTRVSFEVGAWQLGGHALFLSPRDVQLGRGEPIADTARVLSRYVDGIMIRTFAHAEVEELARYATVPVINGLTDLLHPCQILADILTIRQHLGGLDGRKVAWIGDGNNMANSWINAAYRLGFDLTLACPQGYDPDDSLLARAQSVANVRVVRDPAEAADGADVVNTDVWASMGQEDEQAIREKAFKGYIVDAALMRRAKPEAIFLHCLPAHRGEEVAADVIDGPQSVVWDEAENRLHVQKAVMANTMGGVAL from the coding sequence ATGAGCGCAGAGAACCATCGCGATTTTCTCGCGATCCCCGACTATTCGCGTGAAGAGCTGATCGGCCTTTTCGACCTCGCCGAGCGCATGCGCGCTGGCGAATACAAGGACAAGCCGCTCGCCGGGAAGTCGCTGGCGATGATCTTCATGAAGTCGTCCACGCGCACGCGTGTGTCGTTCGAGGTCGGCGCGTGGCAGCTCGGCGGGCATGCGCTGTTCCTCTCGCCACGCGACGTTCAGCTCGGCCGCGGCGAACCGATCGCGGACACTGCGCGAGTGCTGTCGCGCTACGTGGACGGGATCATGATCCGCACGTTCGCTCACGCCGAGGTGGAAGAGCTGGCGAGGTATGCGACGGTGCCGGTGATCAACGGGCTCACCGATCTGCTGCACCCCTGCCAGATCCTCGCCGACATCCTCACCATCCGGCAGCACCTCGGCGGTCTCGATGGCCGCAAGGTCGCGTGGATCGGCGATGGCAACAACATGGCGAACTCGTGGATCAACGCCGCGTATCGCCTGGGATTCGATCTCACTCTCGCGTGTCCCCAGGGATACGATCCCGACGATTCGCTCCTCGCGCGCGCGCAGTCGGTGGCGAACGTGCGCGTGGTGCGCGATCCCGCGGAAGCGGCGGATGGTGCAGACGTGGTGAATACCGACGTGTGGGCGTCCATGGGTCAGGAAGACGAACAGGCAATTCGCGAAAAAGCGTTCAAGGGTTACATCGTGGATGCGGCGCTGATGAGGCGCGCGAAGCCGGAGGCGATCTTTCTGCATTGCCTGCCCGCGCACCGCGGCGAGGAAGTGGCCGCCGATGTGATTGACGGACCGCAGAGCGTAGTGTGGGACGAGGCGGAGAACCGCCTGCATGTCCAGAAGGCGGTCATGGCGAATACGATGGGCGGCGTGGCGCTTTAG
- a CDS encoding molybdopterin-dependent oxidoreductase: protein MTIDRRKFVTVTGSALSAAILASCDSRGPRSAERLLRYAERKNEALERALFRHTSMDAPLAGARLAGNALPSYFISKTVPVWDESVRGAWTLDVGGLVDKPMRLTLQNLLDLPRTHTRVNHYCVEGWTAVEQWTGVRLADLAKLVGVHRDAQYVDFESFDDGFHESWDIESAMHPQTVVAYGLDGHMLGPAHGAPVRVFSPIKLGYKNTKYLTRIMFLPNRTGGYWSDMGYEWYGGV from the coding sequence ATGACGATCGACCGCCGCAAATTCGTCACCGTCACCGGCTCGGCGCTTTCTGCCGCGATACTCGCGTCGTGCGATTCGCGCGGGCCGCGATCAGCGGAGCGACTGCTCAGATACGCCGAGCGAAAGAATGAAGCGCTGGAGCGCGCGCTGTTCAGGCATACGTCAATGGACGCACCGCTGGCGGGAGCGCGTCTCGCCGGCAATGCGCTGCCGAGCTACTTCATCTCGAAGACGGTTCCGGTCTGGGACGAGAGCGTGCGAGGAGCGTGGACGCTCGACGTCGGCGGGCTGGTGGACAAGCCGATGCGTCTTACGCTCCAGAACCTGCTCGATCTCCCACGCACACACACGCGTGTGAACCACTACTGCGTCGAGGGTTGGACGGCGGTCGAGCAGTGGACCGGGGTTCGGCTTGCCGATCTGGCGAAGCTCGTCGGAGTGCACCGCGACGCGCAGTACGTGGACTTCGAATCGTTCGACGACGGATTCCACGAAAGCTGGGACATCGAGAGCGCGATGCACCCTCAAACGGTCGTCGCGTACGGCCTCGATGGCCACATGCTGGGCCCCGCCCACGGCGCGCCGGTACGCGTCTTCTCGCCCATCAAGCTCGGCTACAAGAACACCAAGTACCTGACGCGGATCATGTTTCTGCCCAATCGCACCGGCGGGTACTGGAGCGACATGGGGTACGAGTGGTACGGTGGCGTGTAA
- the hslV gene encoding ATP-dependent protease subunit HslV — MNRTLPRVRSTTILGVRRDGKVALGGDGQVSVGETIMKSNAMKVRTLAGGKLLAGFAGAAADAFTLFEKFEEKLQRHPGNLSKAAVELAKDWRSDRVLRRLEALLAVTDAERGFIISGTGDIIEPDDGVLAIGSGGTYALAAARALIANTDLSPSEIVRKGLMIASDICVYTNSNITVLEPTA; from the coding sequence ATGAACAGAACTCTCCCGCGCGTCCGCTCGACCACCATCCTTGGCGTCCGCCGCGACGGCAAGGTCGCCCTCGGCGGCGACGGTCAGGTCTCCGTCGGCGAGACCATCATGAAATCGAACGCGATGAAGGTCCGCACCCTCGCAGGAGGCAAATTGCTGGCCGGATTTGCCGGGGCCGCGGCCGACGCGTTCACGCTCTTCGAAAAATTCGAGGAAAAGCTTCAGCGCCACCCCGGAAATCTGTCCAAGGCGGCCGTAGAGCTGGCCAAGGACTGGCGTAGCGACAGGGTTCTGAGGCGCCTCGAGGCGCTCCTGGCCGTGACCGATGCAGAGAGGGGATTCATCATCTCCGGCACCGGTGACATCATCGAGCCGGACGATGGAGTCCTGGCGATCGGATCCGGGGGAACGTACGCCCTCGCCGCGGCGCGCGCTCTCATCGCGAACACCGATCTTTCCCCGAGCGAGATCGTTCGCAAGGGTCTCATGATTGCATCCGACATCTGCGTTTACACCAACTCGAACATCACAGTGCTGGAACCGACCGCGTGA
- a CDS encoding tyrosine recombinase XerC: MAESPEVSEFLLHLEKERDVSPNTLKAYQRDLDELLKYLGNYYGERAWSWQGIDRLALRGFLAHLNRRNLSKRSIARALSAVRSFYSWLNRNEIVDANPARGVSSPKLERYLPGYLDRAQTDLLFQSAALHAQDGKFTDVRNNAMLELFYSTGMRLSELRGINRADLDLLSQQVKVRGKGRKERIIPVGDHASLALRNYESKRDEVMRQGVKGADRTAFFLSSRGTRISVRAIQNAVTGFLDRIDEDAGLSTHSLRHTFATHLLDAGADLRAVQELLGHASISTTQIYTHTSVERLKEVYRKAHPRGE, translated from the coding sequence ATGGCGGAGTCGCCCGAGGTCAGCGAGTTCCTTCTGCATCTGGAGAAGGAGCGCGACGTATCGCCCAACACGCTCAAGGCGTACCAGCGCGATCTCGATGAGCTTCTGAAGTATCTCGGGAACTATTACGGCGAACGCGCATGGAGCTGGCAGGGGATTGACCGGCTTGCGCTGCGCGGATTTCTCGCGCACCTCAATCGTCGCAACCTCAGCAAGCGGTCCATCGCGCGCGCCCTCTCGGCGGTACGGAGCTTCTACTCCTGGCTCAACCGCAACGAGATCGTGGACGCCAACCCCGCGCGCGGCGTGAGCAGCCCGAAGCTCGAAAGGTACCTCCCCGGCTATCTCGATCGCGCGCAGACAGATCTGCTGTTTCAAAGCGCCGCGCTGCACGCTCAGGACGGGAAATTCACCGACGTTCGCAACAACGCCATGCTCGAGCTCTTTTACTCGACCGGCATGCGCCTCTCCGAGCTGCGCGGCATCAACCGCGCCGACCTCGATCTCCTGTCGCAGCAGGTGAAAGTGCGAGGCAAGGGAAGGAAGGAGCGCATCATTCCGGTCGGTGATCACGCGTCGCTCGCTCTGCGGAATTACGAATCGAAGCGCGACGAGGTGATGCGGCAGGGAGTGAAGGGCGCCGACCGCACGGCATTCTTTCTCTCGAGTCGCGGGACGCGCATCTCCGTACGCGCGATCCAGAACGCCGTCACCGGATTTCTCGATCGGATAGACGAGGACGCCGGGCTGTCCACGCACTCGCTCCGCCACACTTTCGCCACACATCTCCTCGACGCCGGCGCGGACCTCCGCGCGGTGCAGGAGCTCCTCGGTCACGCGTCCATCTCGACGACCCAGATCTACACCCACACCAGCGTCGAGCGGCTCAAGGAAGTGTACAGGAAGGCGCACCCGCGGGGGGAGTGA
- a CDS encoding pyridoxamine 5'-phosphate oxidase family protein, with protein sequence MPASHKKLEEFDKLIEGIETAMFTTRRHDGHLVSRPMETQKRISGADLWFVTDAETRKLDELLRDPHVNCSYFNNKSREWVSVSGVAHISRDRKRIRDLYQPEWKAWFDDEGGRRDGGPDDPRIALILVEADSVVYLKNDKPRPLILWEVLKGMVTGSTPDAGEIRHIGGGELADR encoded by the coding sequence ATGCCCGCATCACACAAGAAACTCGAGGAGTTCGACAAGCTCATCGAGGGAATCGAGACCGCCATGTTCACCACGAGGCGGCATGACGGCCACCTCGTCTCGCGCCCGATGGAGACGCAGAAGCGCATCAGCGGCGCCGATCTCTGGTTCGTGACCGATGCCGAAACGCGCAAGCTCGATGAGCTGCTGCGTGATCCGCACGTGAACTGCTCGTACTTCAACAACAAGTCGCGCGAGTGGGTGTCCGTGAGCGGCGTCGCGCACATCAGTCGCGACCGGAAGCGGATTCGAGACCTGTACCAGCCGGAATGGAAGGCATGGTTCGACGACGAGGGCGGACGGCGGGACGGCGGCCCCGACGACCCGCGCATCGCCCTGATCCTGGTCGAAGCCGATTCCGTAGTGTACTTGAAGAACGACAAGCCCCGCCCGCTCATCCTCTGGGAAGTTCTCAAAGGGATGGTCACCGGCTCGACCCCGGACGCCGGGGAGATCCGGCACATCGGCGGCGGCGAGCTGGCCGACCGGTAG
- the gcvT gene encoding glycine cleavage system aminomethyltransferase GcvT, which translates to MAQAELTETLKRTPLTETHTALGAKLVPFAGYLMPVQYPSGITAEHNAVRRHAGLFDVSHMGEFIVTGAGAMDFVNYVTTNDVAALAIGQAHYSTILNDRGTIEDDCLVYRSEDRIMMVVNASNAAKDFAHISEHLDRFDAALEDVSDATALLALQGPKAAEILQRHTGTDLSAIKYYHFAFGTVAGIGGILISRTGYTGEDGFELYFANENAIAVWNALTESGEVMPAGLGCRDSLRLEMGMALYGNDIDDTVTPLEANLQWLVKLKKGEFVGRDALLKQKEEGVPRKLIGFVARERCFPRHGYPVFVNGSPSGEVRSGTMSPSLNIPIGTAYVPTASAGPGSTLQIEIRGKRIAATVGKMPFYKDGTHL; encoded by the coding sequence ATGGCGCAAGCCGAACTCACGGAAACACTTAAGCGCACCCCGCTGACCGAGACACACACCGCGCTCGGCGCCAAGCTCGTCCCCTTCGCCGGCTATCTCATGCCGGTTCAGTACCCTTCCGGAATCACCGCCGAGCACAATGCCGTGCGCCGGCACGCGGGCCTCTTCGACGTCAGCCACATGGGCGAGTTCATCGTGACCGGCGCGGGTGCGATGGACTTCGTGAACTACGTCACGACGAACGACGTCGCCGCCCTCGCAATCGGCCAGGCGCACTACTCGACCATCCTCAACGACCGCGGAACGATCGAGGACGACTGCCTCGTCTATCGCTCCGAAGACCGGATCATGATGGTGGTGAACGCGTCCAACGCAGCCAAGGACTTCGCGCACATCTCGGAGCACCTCGACAGGTTCGATGCTGCTCTCGAGGACGTTAGCGACGCCACCGCGCTTCTTGCGCTTCAGGGACCGAAGGCGGCGGAAATTCTCCAGCGCCACACCGGCACCGACCTCTCGGCGATCAAGTACTACCACTTCGCGTTCGGCACGGTTGCCGGTATCGGTGGAATTCTCATCTCGCGCACCGGCTACACCGGCGAAGACGGCTTCGAGCTGTACTTCGCCAACGAGAACGCCATCGCTGTGTGGAACGCGCTCACCGAGAGTGGCGAGGTGATGCCTGCCGGGCTCGGGTGCCGCGACTCGCTGCGCCTGGAGATGGGGATGGCGCTCTACGGCAATGACATTGACGACACAGTCACGCCGCTCGAGGCCAACCTCCAGTGGCTGGTGAAGCTGAAGAAGGGTGAATTCGTCGGCCGCGACGCCCTCCTGAAGCAGAAGGAGGAGGGGGTTCCGCGAAAGCTCATTGGATTCGTCGCGCGGGAGCGGTGTTTCCCGCGCCACGGGTATCCCGTGTTCGTGAACGGAAGCCCGAGCGGCGAGGTGCGAAGCGGGACGATGAGTCCGTCTCTCAACATTCCGATCGGCACCGCGTACGTGCCGACCGCCAGCGCCGGTCCCGGTTCGACTCTCCAGATCGAGATCCGCGGCAAGCGCATCGCGGCGACCGTCGGGAAGATGCCGTTCTACAAGGATGGTACGCATCTCTAG